The following are encoded in a window of Pseudomonas sp. St316 genomic DNA:
- a CDS encoding ATP-binding protein, with protein MGIDWLRKIVRRVPVPRSLLGRMLLLTLLVVLFAQTLSSLIWVSQLRATQLEGLVTSARSLAHSMTASVSYLRSLPVAYRPLVLDQLRSMGGTRFVVTLNDKPLGMDVLPITPRKLAVLKAVDDVLRRSLGSNADISVNFVSPDDLRIFNAGLKLDELPRSWAHYALTLEPVNPPVLVTQIQMAPGEWLYIASLLPEPYTSLEEQDLPKQQVGFIVLTSSLLLLFIGLLVHWQSRPLKRLARAARDMSLGAEVEPVAEGGGSEVVEVGRAFNAMRERISRYLTERSQLFSAISHDLRTPITRLRLRVELLEDENLQAKFGRDLDELELLVKGALQCVKDTDIHENIEPVDLNHVLDCLVEPYLAPNGNGRVTQDGRALAPYPGKPLALKRCIGNLIDNALKYGQNAHLHIDDDETAFILHVDDEGPGVPEQRLEQVFEPHFRLAGQQQGYGLGLGIARNIAHSHGGEVSLQNLREGGLRVTLQLPRSVD; from the coding sequence ATGGGCATTGATTGGTTGAGGAAAATCGTCCGGCGGGTACCGGTACCGCGCTCGTTGCTGGGCCGGATGCTGCTGTTGACCTTGCTGGTGGTGTTGTTCGCCCAGACCCTGTCCAGCCTGATCTGGGTTTCGCAACTGCGCGCCACCCAACTCGAAGGCCTGGTCACCAGCGCTCGCAGCCTGGCCCATTCGATGACCGCCAGCGTCAGTTATTTGCGTTCGCTGCCGGTGGCGTACCGGCCATTGGTGCTGGACCAGTTGCGCAGCATGGGCGGTACGCGGTTTGTCGTTACCCTCAACGACAAACCCCTGGGCATGGATGTGCTGCCGATCACGCCGCGCAAACTGGCGGTGCTCAAGGCGGTGGACGATGTGCTGCGCCGTTCGTTGGGCAGTAACGCCGACATCTCGGTCAATTTTGTCAGCCCCGACGACCTGCGAATTTTCAACGCTGGGCTCAAACTCGATGAGCTGCCCCGTTCGTGGGCTCACTACGCCTTGACCCTGGAACCGGTGAACCCGCCGGTGCTGGTCACGCAGATCCAGATGGCGCCGGGGGAATGGCTGTACATCGCCTCGCTGCTGCCCGAACCCTACACCAGCCTTGAAGAGCAAGACCTGCCCAAGCAACAGGTCGGTTTCATCGTGCTCACCAGCAGCTTGTTGTTGCTGTTCATCGGTTTGCTGGTGCACTGGCAGAGCCGACCACTCAAGCGTTTGGCCCGGGCCGCGCGGGACATGTCCCTGGGCGCCGAAGTGGAGCCGGTGGCCGAGGGCGGCGGCAGCGAAGTGGTGGAGGTGGGGCGGGCCTTCAATGCCATGCGCGAACGCATCAGCCGCTACCTGACCGAGCGCAGCCAGTTGTTCAGCGCGATCTCCCACGACTTGCGCACACCGATCACCCGATTGCGGCTGCGGGTCGAGCTGCTGGAAGACGAGAACCTGCAGGCCAAGTTCGGCCGTGACCTGGATGAGCTGGAACTGCTGGTCAAAGGCGCGCTGCAATGCGTCAAGGACACCGACATCCATGAAAACATCGAGCCGGTGGACCTCAACCATGTGCTCGATTGCCTGGTCGAGCCTTACCTGGCGCCCAACGGCAACGGCCGGGTGACCCAGGATGGCCGGGCGCTGGCGCCGTATCCCGGCAAGCCGCTGGCCCTTAAGCGCTGCATCGGCAACCTGATCGACAACGCCTTGAAGTACGGGCAGAACGCCCACCTGCACATCGATGACGATGAAACCGCGTTCATCCTGCACGTCGACGACGAAGGCCCCGGCGTGCCGGAACAGCGCCTGGAGCAAGTCTTCGAACCGCATTTTCGCCTGGCCGGGCAGCAGCAGGGGTACGGGCTGGGGCTGGGCATCGCTCGCAACATCGCCCACAGCCACGGCGGTGAAGTGAGCTTGCAGAACCTTCGCGAAGGCGGGTTGCGGGTGACGTTGCAGTTGCCTCGCAGTGTGGATTGA
- a CDS encoding AGE family epimerase/isomerase, producing MDTFQPAFSSWLNAPAHQQWLADEGLRLLAFAKASKLADGFGNLDERGHLPADARAETMNTARMTHSFAMAHIQGLPGFAELVDHGVQALSGPLRDAEHGGWFATTRPDEDGAGKAAYLHAFVALAASSAVVAQRPGAQALLDEAVRIIDEHFWSEEEGALRESFNRDWSEEEAYRGANSNMHATEAFLALADATDDPRWLARALRIVERVIHGHAAVNDYLVVEHFDRHWQPLHEYNQDNPADGFRPYGTTPGHGFEWARLLLHLEAARVQIGMLTPGWLAQDAQKLFDQNCRHGWDVDGAPGLVYTLDWDNRAVVRHRLHWVHAEAAAAASALLKRTDEAKYEAWYRCFWEFCDKHFIDRCNGSWHHELDPQNCPSADIWPGKPDLYHAWQAVLIPRLPLAPSMASALARLSSPAPV from the coding sequence ATGGACACCTTCCAACCGGCCTTCAGCAGTTGGCTGAATGCCCCTGCCCACCAGCAATGGCTTGCCGACGAAGGCTTGCGGCTGCTGGCGTTCGCCAAGGCGTCGAAGCTGGCGGACGGCTTTGGCAACCTGGACGAGCGCGGCCACCTGCCGGCCGATGCTCGGGCCGAGACCATGAACACTGCGCGCATGACTCACAGCTTCGCCATGGCCCACATCCAGGGCCTGCCGGGGTTTGCCGAGCTGGTGGACCACGGCGTCCAGGCGCTGAGCGGCCCCTTGCGCGACGCCGAGCACGGTGGCTGGTTCGCCACGACGCGGCCTGATGAAGACGGCGCGGGCAAGGCGGCCTATCTGCATGCATTCGTTGCCCTGGCGGCCAGTTCCGCGGTGGTGGCCCAGCGTCCCGGCGCCCAGGCGTTGCTGGACGAAGCGGTGCGGATCATCGATGAGCATTTCTGGAGCGAAGAAGAGGGGGCGCTGCGCGAGTCCTTCAACCGCGACTGGAGTGAGGAAGAGGCCTATCGCGGCGCCAACAGCAACATGCACGCCACCGAAGCCTTCCTTGCCCTGGCCGATGCCACCGACGATCCTCGTTGGCTGGCCCGCGCCCTGCGTATCGTCGAGCGGGTGATCCACGGCCATGCCGCCGTCAACGACTACCTGGTGGTGGAGCATTTCGACCGCCACTGGCAGCCGCTGCACGAATACAACCAGGATAATCCTGCCGATGGTTTCCGCCCCTACGGCACCACCCCAGGCCACGGTTTCGAATGGGCGCGGCTGCTGCTGCACCTTGAGGCCGCACGGGTGCAAATCGGCATGCTGACCCCGGGTTGGCTGGCCCAGGACGCGCAAAAACTGTTCGACCAGAACTGCCGCCACGGCTGGGACGTCGATGGCGCACCGGGCCTTGTCTACACCCTGGACTGGGATAATCGCGCCGTGGTTCGTCATCGCCTGCATTGGGTTCACGCCGAAGCGGCGGCCGCTGCCAGTGCCTTGCTCAAGCGCACTGACGAGGCGAAGTACGAAGCTTGGTACCGGTGCTTCTGGGAGTTCTGTGACAAGCATTTCATCGACCGCTGCAACGGCAGTTGGCATCACGAACTCGATCCGCAAAATTGCCCCAGCGCCGATATCTGGCCGGGCAAGCCGGACCTGTATCACGCCTGGCAGGCGGTCTTGATTCCGCGCCTGCCCCTGGCACCCAGCATGGCGTCAGCCCTGGCACGGTTATCCAGCCCTGCGCCTGTGTAA